A stretch of the Verrucomicrobiia bacterium genome encodes the following:
- the gyrA gene encoding DNA gyrase subunit A produces MPDETDPPAPALPSTPAPPGGAYAAGEKVTNINVAEEIKASFLDYSMSVIISRALPDVRDGLKPSQRRILYAMEQLSLFPGRKHMKCAKICGDTSGNYHPHGEAVIYPTLTHMAQPWAMRERLVDGKGNFGSIEDDPPAAMRYTEARLTHLGTALMTDMDKDTVDFVPNYDERLTEPAVFPAAFPNLLVNGGTGIAVGMATNMAPHNLAEVVDAICAQIDEPEITTARLMKFMKGPDFPTGGILCGVEGIRNYFETGRGSVKLRGRVGVEQMKGNREQLVITEIPFNVNRAALVEQIAGLVREKIVPEISNVWNESDENTRVVVELKRDALPKVVINNLFKHTQLEVSFSVNALAIDHGKPKTLKLREIIAAFIEHRREVVLRRTRFELRQAEERAEVLEGYLVALKNLDEFIRIIRSSRNREEARIKLMAFEWTRAQVERWAIVIRSDDRLVNGRYALTERQVNAILDLQLYRLTGLEIDKIEGEYRELMERIRDLLDILAKESRVLTIIKTELQEIRAKHGNPRRTEIVPDEGEIAIEDLIANEGVIVTLTHNGLIKRTNVSSYRAQRRGGKGVIGMATREAEKPEDADFIEHLFTCSTHDYLMFFTNLGRVYVERVHEIPDMGRAAKGRSIANLLELRAGEKVKTLVRVEARYGPNKEDQTWQQPHELFFVTSQGTSKRTALSDFQNVRKGGIIAVTLEAGDDLVEVRLTTGHDEIVLITREGMSIRFVEDQVRSMGRSAAGVRGIALEAGDAVVACAIVDAGATLLVAGEHGIGKRTGFDEYRLQSRGGKGIITMRTGEKTGRVVGALTVRDTDELMLITVGGQMVRIPVQGIREAGRNTQGVKLIDLAAGDRLQAVAPVISEREEDAASGETPALPLTDG; encoded by the coding sequence ATGCCCGACGAAACCGATCCCCCAGCGCCCGCGCTCCCGTCCACACCCGCCCCTCCCGGAGGCGCCTACGCCGCCGGCGAGAAGGTCACCAACATCAATGTCGCCGAGGAGATCAAGGCCTCGTTCCTGGACTATTCGATGTCAGTGATCATTTCGCGCGCGCTGCCCGACGTGCGCGACGGCCTCAAGCCCTCGCAGCGCCGCATTCTGTATGCCATGGAGCAGCTGTCGCTGTTCCCCGGCCGCAAGCACATGAAGTGCGCCAAGATCTGCGGCGACACCTCCGGCAACTACCATCCGCACGGCGAGGCGGTGATCTATCCGACCCTGACCCACATGGCCCAGCCCTGGGCGATGCGGGAGCGGCTGGTGGACGGCAAGGGCAATTTTGGTTCCATCGAGGACGATCCCCCGGCGGCCATGCGGTACACCGAGGCCCGGCTCACCCACCTGGGCACGGCGCTGATGACCGACATGGACAAGGACACGGTGGACTTCGTCCCGAACTACGACGAACGCCTCACCGAGCCTGCTGTCTTCCCGGCCGCCTTTCCCAACCTCCTGGTCAACGGCGGCACCGGCATCGCAGTCGGCATGGCCACGAACATGGCGCCGCACAACCTGGCCGAGGTCGTGGACGCCATCTGCGCGCAGATTGATGAGCCGGAGATCACCACCGCGCGGCTGATGAAGTTCATGAAGGGGCCCGACTTCCCCACTGGAGGAATCCTGTGCGGCGTGGAAGGCATCCGGAACTACTTCGAGACCGGACGCGGCTCCGTGAAACTCCGCGGCCGCGTCGGCGTGGAGCAGATGAAGGGCAACCGCGAGCAGCTCGTCATCACCGAGATCCCGTTCAACGTCAACCGGGCGGCCCTCGTCGAGCAGATCGCCGGGCTGGTCCGCGAAAAGATCGTCCCGGAGATCAGCAACGTCTGGAACGAGTCCGACGAAAACACGCGGGTGGTCGTCGAGTTGAAGCGCGACGCCCTCCCCAAGGTCGTCATCAACAACCTCTTCAAGCACACCCAGCTCGAGGTGTCGTTCAGCGTCAACGCCCTCGCCATTGACCATGGCAAGCCCAAGACGCTCAAGCTCCGCGAGATCATCGCCGCGTTCATCGAGCACCGCCGCGAGGTGGTCCTGCGGCGGACCCGCTTCGAACTGCGCCAGGCGGAGGAGCGGGCCGAGGTCCTCGAAGGCTACCTCGTGGCGCTGAAGAACCTCGATGAATTCATCCGGATCATCCGCAGCTCGCGCAACCGCGAGGAGGCCCGGATCAAGCTGATGGCCTTCGAGTGGACCCGCGCCCAGGTGGAACGTTGGGCGATCGTGATCCGCAGCGATGACCGGCTCGTGAACGGCCGTTACGCGCTCACCGAACGACAAGTCAACGCCATCCTTGACCTCCAACTCTACCGCCTTACCGGCCTGGAAATTGACAAGATTGAGGGCGAGTACCGCGAACTCATGGAGCGGATCCGCGACCTGCTTGACATTCTCGCCAAGGAATCCCGCGTGCTCACCATCATCAAGACGGAGCTGCAGGAAATCCGCGCCAAACACGGCAACCCGCGGCGGACCGAAATCGTTCCCGACGAGGGCGAGATCGCCATCGAGGATCTCATCGCGAACGAGGGGGTCATCGTCACGCTGACCCACAACGGCCTCATCAAACGCACCAACGTCTCCAGCTACCGCGCGCAGCGCCGCGGCGGCAAGGGCGTGATCGGCATGGCCACCCGTGAGGCGGAGAAACCCGAGGACGCCGACTTCATCGAACACCTCTTCACCTGCAGCACGCACGACTACCTGATGTTCTTCACGAACCTCGGCCGCGTGTACGTCGAGCGGGTGCACGAGATCCCCGACATGGGCCGCGCCGCCAAGGGACGCTCCATCGCCAACCTGCTCGAACTGCGCGCCGGGGAGAAGGTCAAGACCCTGGTCCGCGTGGAGGCCAGATACGGGCCGAACAAGGAGGACCAGACCTGGCAGCAACCGCACGAGCTCTTCTTCGTGACCAGCCAGGGCACAAGCAAACGCACCGCCCTCAGCGATTTCCAGAACGTCCGCAAAGGCGGCATCATCGCCGTCACCCTGGAGGCCGGTGACGACCTGGTGGAAGTCCGGTTGACCACGGGACACGACGAAATCGTCCTGATCACCCGGGAGGGCATGAGCATCCGGTTCGTCGAGGACCAGGTCCGTTCCATGGGCCGCAGCGCGGCCGGCGTGCGGGGCATTGCCCTGGAGGCGGGTGACGCCGTGGTGGCCTGCGCGATTGTGGACGCCGGGGCCACCTTGCTGGTGGCCGGGGAGCACGGCATCGGCAAACGGACCGGGTTCGACGAGTACCGGCTCCAGAGCCGCGGGGGCAAGGGCATCATCACGATGAGGACCGGGGAAAAGACCGGCCGGGTGGTCGGCGCCCTGACCGTCCGGGACACCGACGAGCTGATGCTGATCACCGTGGGCGGCCAGATGGTACGGATCCCCGTTCAGGGCATCCGCGAGGCCGGCCGGAACACCCAGGGCGTCAAACTGATTGACCTGGCAGCGGGGGACCGCCTCCAGGCCGTCGCGCCGGTGATCTCGGAACGCGAGGAAGATGCCGCATCCGGCGAGACCCCGGCGCTGCCGCTGACCGACGGCTGA
- the gyrB gene encoding DNA topoisomerase (ATP-hydrolyzing) subunit B has translation MADSSPSSNYDASKLGKLEGLEAVRKKPGMYIGGTDERALHHCVSEVLDNSVDEHLAGHCDRIEVTIHVDGSISIRDNGRGIPVDIHPQYKIPGVEMVLTTLHSGGKYGQGGYKFSGGTHGVGAKCVNAVSEWFEVEVSRDGKIHHMEFERGRTVRKLEVIGKAKGTGTLITFKPDAEIFRETVEFKVDRISQRLRELAFLNSGLEIVFQDERSPEAKPETYYYKDGVEEFVKQLNKSKGVIHPRPIAIRRENQLRHDDKDIEIHAEIVLQYNDSFTDQVLCYTNTIHNPDGGAHLTGFRNALTRSINQYAKQNNLLKDKDPQITGDDVREGLAAVISIKHSDPKFESQTKVKLLSPEVESMVGSASYEGLMNHFDDNPGVAKRIVDKALNAARAREAARKAREAVRKTALSGGGLPGKLADCSDRDPVNCELYIVEGDSAGGSAKQGRDRKFQAILPIRGKLINVEKARLDKVLQNNEIRTMITAIGTGIGEGDGEGAFQIERLRYHKVIIMTDADVDGSHIRTLLLTFFYRQMNRLIREGHVYIAQPPLYSVTRKKRTEYVDDDAQLNRILLQIGTEEVKLRNLADGREVPAKQLEEILSLLETLDKHATYIRRQGGDFAVYVERRGRDGQLPQHLVKVREGNDETIHYFLTTEDLDAFKAENPDLFGDAEARERVEKARGQTRRAAHADLHLESKAIGELLGRLARKGLAVEHYSTQDQPLFELIEGEGDKATVKPVTSIPQILTEVKAVGKKGIQIYRFKGLGEMDAKELFDTTMDPRRRKLLRIDLTDAVEAEEMFTRLMGDEVEPRRQFIEDNALNVRNLDV, from the coding sequence ATGGCAGACAGCTCCCCGTCCTCGAATTACGACGCATCCAAACTCGGGAAACTTGAAGGCCTGGAGGCCGTCCGGAAGAAGCCCGGGATGTACATCGGCGGCACGGACGAGCGGGCCCTTCACCATTGTGTCTCGGAGGTCCTCGACAACTCCGTGGACGAGCATCTCGCCGGTCACTGCGACCGGATCGAAGTGACCATCCATGTGGATGGCTCCATCTCGATTCGCGACAACGGGCGGGGCATCCCCGTGGACATCCACCCTCAGTACAAGATCCCCGGGGTGGAGATGGTGCTGACCACGCTGCATTCGGGAGGCAAATACGGACAGGGCGGGTACAAGTTTTCGGGAGGCACCCACGGCGTCGGGGCCAAATGCGTCAACGCCGTCTCGGAATGGTTCGAGGTGGAGGTGAGCCGCGATGGCAAAATCCACCACATGGAATTCGAGCGGGGCCGGACCGTCCGGAAACTCGAGGTGATCGGCAAGGCCAAGGGCACCGGCACCCTGATCACCTTCAAGCCGGATGCGGAGATCTTTCGCGAGACGGTCGAGTTCAAGGTGGACCGGATCTCGCAGCGCCTGCGCGAGCTCGCGTTCCTCAACTCGGGATTGGAGATCGTTTTCCAGGACGAACGGTCCCCGGAAGCCAAACCGGAGACCTACTACTACAAGGACGGCGTTGAGGAATTCGTCAAGCAACTCAACAAAAGCAAGGGGGTGATCCACCCCAGGCCGATCGCCATTCGCAGGGAAAACCAGCTGCGTCATGACGACAAGGACATCGAAATCCACGCCGAAATCGTCCTGCAGTACAACGACAGCTTCACCGACCAGGTGTTGTGCTACACCAACACCATCCACAACCCCGACGGCGGCGCCCACCTCACGGGATTCCGCAATGCGCTCACCCGTTCCATCAACCAGTACGCCAAACAGAACAACCTTCTGAAGGACAAGGATCCCCAGATCACCGGGGACGACGTGCGGGAGGGCCTTGCGGCAGTGATCTCGATCAAGCACAGCGATCCCAAATTCGAATCCCAGACCAAGGTCAAGCTCCTCTCCCCCGAGGTGGAGAGCATGGTGGGCTCGGCGAGCTACGAGGGACTGATGAACCACTTCGACGACAACCCGGGCGTTGCCAAGCGAATCGTGGACAAGGCCCTCAACGCCGCCCGGGCGCGGGAAGCCGCCCGCAAGGCCCGCGAAGCGGTGCGCAAAACGGCGCTGTCGGGCGGCGGCCTGCCCGGCAAGCTCGCCGACTGCTCGGACCGGGACCCGGTCAACTGCGAGCTCTACATCGTCGAGGGCGATTCCGCAGGCGGGTCGGCCAAGCAGGGGCGCGACCGCAAATTCCAGGCCATCCTTCCCATCCGGGGCAAGCTGATCAACGTCGAGAAGGCCCGCTTGGACAAGGTGCTGCAGAATAACGAGATCCGGACGATGATCACCGCCATCGGCACCGGCATCGGTGAGGGCGACGGCGAGGGGGCCTTCCAGATCGAGCGGCTCCGCTATCACAAGGTCATCATCATGACCGATGCCGACGTGGACGGCTCGCACATCCGTACCCTGCTGCTCACCTTCTTCTACCGGCAGATGAACCGGCTGATCCGCGAAGGCCACGTGTACATCGCCCAGCCGCCGCTGTATTCGGTGACCCGGAAGAAGCGGACGGAATACGTGGACGACGATGCCCAACTGAACCGCATCCTGCTGCAGATCGGCACTGAGGAGGTGAAGTTGCGCAACCTGGCCGACGGCCGCGAGGTGCCGGCGAAGCAGCTGGAGGAGATCCTGTCCCTCCTCGAAACGCTCGACAAACACGCCACCTACATCCGCCGCCAGGGCGGCGACTTTGCGGTGTACGTGGAGCGGCGCGGACGGGACGGACAACTGCCGCAACACCTGGTCAAAGTGCGGGAGGGCAATGACGAGACGATTCATTACTTCCTCACGACCGAGGATTTGGACGCCTTCAAGGCCGAAAACCCCGACTTGTTCGGCGACGCCGAAGCGCGGGAACGGGTGGAAAAGGCCCGGGGACAGACCCGGCGCGCCGCCCACGCGGACCTCCATCTTGAGTCCAAGGCAATCGGGGAACTGCTGGGGCGGCTTGCCCGCAAGGGGCTGGCTGTTGAGCACTATTCCACGCAGGACCAGCCCCTCTTCGAGTTGATCGAGGGCGAAGGCGACAAGGCCACCGTCAAGCCGGTCACCTCCATCCCTCAGATCCTCACCGAGGTGAAGGCCGTCGGGAAAAAGGGCATCCAGATTTACCGGTTCAAGGGCCTGGGTGAAATGGACGCCAAGGAGCTCTTCGATACCACGATGGACCCGCGTCGCCGCAAGTTGCTCCGAATTGACCTCACCGACGCCGTCGAGGCCGAGGAGATGTTCACACGCCTCATGGGGGACGAGGTGGAACCCCGCCGCCAGTTCATCGAGGACAACGCCCTCAACGTGCGCAACCTCGACGTGTGA
- a CDS encoding type II toxin-antitoxin system prevent-host-death family antitoxin, with protein sequence MKRNSPVRYRKPRPQPGAVRDASVRSQPTAEATVSVRTAKATLSALLEQVAGGQEVVITSDGRPKARLVPVGGPRVRRVFPGSAGHLARMPAWLGGADATEIISGGRDDRE encoded by the coding sequence ATGAAGAGGAATTCCCCGGTTCGTTACAGGAAGCCCAGGCCACAGCCTGGCGCGGTAAGGGACGCGTCGGTGCGTTCCCAGCCGACGGCCGAGGCAACGGTCTCGGTCCGCACGGCCAAGGCCACCCTGTCGGCCCTGCTGGAGCAGGTGGCGGGAGGGCAGGAGGTGGTCATCACTTCCGACGGCAGGCCCAAGGCCCGCCTGGTCCCGGTGGGAGGACCCCGGGTCCGCAGGGTGTTCCCCGGAAGTGCCGGTCACCTCGCCCGCATGCCGGCCTGGCTGGGCGGGGCCGACGCCACGGAAATCATCAGTGGCGGCCGTGACGACCGGGAATGA
- a CDS encoding type II toxin-antitoxin system VapC family toxin, whose protein sequence is MTTGNDPPVYCDSAILVKLVCHEPDSAFFERELTGQPLRSCDLARAEVFAALRAKERSGQIAAGDVERAWRQFMDWVDEETVLLDPLDARVLDRAMHSIRRCHPQVAVRTLDAIHVAACDLGNEFPLVATDVRLRAAARRMDIPVFPERLPNELF, encoded by the coding sequence GTGACGACCGGGAATGATCCGCCGGTGTACTGCGATTCTGCCATCCTTGTGAAGCTCGTCTGCCATGAGCCGGATTCCGCCTTCTTTGAGCGGGAATTGACCGGACAGCCGCTGCGATCCTGCGACCTGGCCCGTGCCGAGGTGTTCGCGGCCCTGAGGGCCAAGGAACGTTCCGGACAGATCGCCGCAGGGGATGTCGAGCGTGCCTGGCGGCAGTTCATGGACTGGGTGGACGAGGAAACCGTGCTCCTGGACCCGCTCGATGCACGGGTCCTGGACCGGGCAATGCACTCGATCCGGCGCTGCCATCCGCAGGTTGCGGTGCGCACCCTCGATGCCATCCATGTCGCCGCCTGCGATCTGGGGAACGAGTTTCCGCTGGTGGCAACCGATGTCCGCCTGCGCGCCGCGGCCCGCCGAATGGACATCCCGGTGTTCCCGGAGCGACTGCCCAACGAACTTTTCTGA
- a CDS encoding VCBS repeat-containing protein, which produces MDPTLIGIKFTNRLSGDAFLTNAVAHNGSGVAIADVDGDGLPDLFFCSLEGPNRLFRNLGNWRFEALDAGPAACADQLSTGAAFADVDGDGHPDLLVNGIASGTRLFLNDGRGRWSERTDSGLSLTNTPMSMALADVDGDGDLDLYCAHYIDVAVLADPSTQLQMGPVAGQLGVVMVNGQPASAAPWTDRFEVLPDGQVRERPESDGLYLNDGQGRFSRVESAPGTFLDEFGRPITPPRDWGLGVMFRDLNADGFPDLLVSNDNGSHDRFWLNTGRGVFKAMPAVAIRHGSRSSMGLDVADVNRDGWDDILFLDMLARDPVRRMMHAGKGGPGVRAQSRDEARPLFNRNTLFLGRSDGTFAETALMAGIAATDWSWCPVFLDVDLDGYEDLLVSNGFDQDVLDQDSTGQIARKRWTPDQMKRYRQIHPEWRTRNAVFRNLGDGTFVSMDGAWGFDFSGVSHGMALADLDGDGDLDVVVNNLNAPPGLYRNNATAPRVAVRLRGRAPNTRGIGSRIRLLGGRVDQSQEIIAGGRYLSCDAPERVFAAVGKEAMPLELEIRWPGGRITRITGIESNRVYEVAEPTSPSTTAAATSARRTPVPWFTDASDLLKHVPVEHPFDDWLRQPLLPHQLSREGPVLAWYDFNADGWEDLIVTAGTGGRLAVFASEKGRGFTRLDGAEVTAGDQTAVVGWADGLGHHNFLVGISGYESAHAPESRLMIFSPIANPQTVSLGPYCAGPVAVADVDGDGDLDVFVGGRFVAGRYPEAASSSLWINDRGTLRRDDAAGALFQSLGMVSGALFADFDGDGSPDLALSLEWGSLRVFLNRGGRFADGSAAWGLTDHSGVWTSLAAGDFDGDGRMDLVAGNRGRNTEYELVQPAIFGLFHGDWNADGTLQLIEAWRSGSEWRPFRDRNWLASGLPDLASRFPTHASFGSATLPGMLGSQANSGGRVTASHLESAVFLNRGNRFERKVLPAEAQHSPVYAIGVGDFDGDGIEDLFLGQNRNEPASDLSRNDSGPGLWLRGTGDGAFVAVDPLESGIQMSGDQRGVALADFDQDGRLDLAVTRNNAPTRLFMNRLARRGIRIQLQGPPANPSAIGARLRLQYAEGDFGLVRTIQAGSGVGCQDGAAQVLGHSRVVSGVAIQWPDGREELIKVPASSWNLRVAYSNPSPQ; this is translated from the coding sequence ATGGATCCGACCCTCATCGGCATCAAATTCACCAATCGGCTCTCCGGCGATGCCTTTTTGACGAATGCGGTCGCCCACAACGGGTCGGGGGTGGCCATTGCGGACGTGGATGGCGACGGCTTGCCCGACCTCTTTTTCTGTTCGCTTGAGGGACCAAACCGCCTGTTCCGCAATCTGGGCAACTGGCGGTTCGAAGCCCTCGACGCCGGCCCCGCCGCGTGCGCCGATCAACTCTCCACAGGCGCCGCATTCGCGGACGTGGATGGCGACGGTCATCCCGATCTGCTCGTCAACGGCATTGCCTCAGGAACCCGCCTCTTCCTGAACGACGGCCGGGGACGGTGGAGCGAGCGCACCGATTCCGGCCTTTCCCTAACCAACACCCCGATGTCCATGGCACTCGCCGACGTGGATGGCGACGGCGACCTGGATCTCTATTGCGCCCACTACATTGACGTCGCGGTGCTCGCCGATCCGTCCACGCAACTCCAGATGGGGCCGGTCGCCGGCCAGCTCGGAGTGGTAATGGTCAATGGTCAGCCGGCCTCCGCCGCACCTTGGACGGACCGGTTCGAGGTCCTGCCGGACGGCCAAGTCCGCGAACGGCCCGAATCGGACGGCCTCTATTTGAACGATGGTCAGGGCCGGTTTTCCCGTGTCGAGTCCGCGCCCGGAACCTTTCTCGATGAGTTCGGACGGCCCATCACGCCGCCACGAGACTGGGGGCTCGGCGTCATGTTCCGGGACCTCAACGCGGACGGATTCCCGGACCTGCTGGTCTCCAACGATAACGGATCCCACGACCGGTTCTGGCTCAACACAGGCCGCGGGGTTTTCAAGGCCATGCCGGCCGTGGCAATCCGCCATGGCAGCCGATCCTCCATGGGCCTGGATGTCGCCGACGTCAATCGCGATGGATGGGATGACATCCTGTTCCTTGACATGCTGGCCCGAGATCCCGTTCGCCGGATGATGCATGCCGGCAAGGGCGGCCCCGGAGTCCGTGCGCAGTCACGCGATGAGGCGCGCCCCCTGTTCAACCGCAACACGCTCTTTCTTGGGCGTTCCGACGGGACCTTCGCCGAAACCGCCCTGATGGCCGGCATCGCCGCAACGGACTGGTCGTGGTGTCCAGTGTTTCTCGATGTGGATCTCGACGGCTATGAGGATCTCCTTGTCAGCAACGGCTTCGATCAGGACGTGCTCGACCAGGACAGCACCGGGCAGATTGCGCGAAAGCGGTGGACCCCGGACCAGATGAAGCGTTACCGGCAGATCCACCCGGAATGGCGCACACGCAACGCGGTGTTCCGAAACCTCGGCGACGGCACCTTTGTTTCGATGGATGGTGCCTGGGGATTCGATTTCTCCGGTGTCTCCCACGGGATGGCACTCGCCGACCTCGATGGCGACGGGGATCTCGACGTGGTGGTGAACAACTTGAATGCACCGCCCGGACTTTATCGCAACAACGCCACGGCACCGCGTGTCGCCGTCCGGCTCCGGGGCCGTGCACCCAACACCCGAGGGATTGGCTCCCGGATCCGGCTCCTGGGAGGCCGGGTGGACCAGAGCCAGGAAATCATTGCGGGCGGGCGTTATCTGTCCTGTGACGCACCGGAGCGGGTCTTTGCGGCGGTCGGGAAGGAAGCCATGCCGCTCGAATTGGAAATTCGATGGCCCGGCGGCAGGATCACCCGGATCACAGGCATCGAATCCAACCGGGTCTATGAAGTCGCGGAACCGACCTCTCCCTCGACAACCGCCGCTGCCACTTCAGCCCGGCGGACACCGGTTCCCTGGTTCACCGACGCTTCCGACCTGCTCAAACACGTCCCGGTGGAGCATCCGTTTGACGACTGGCTCCGGCAGCCGTTGCTGCCCCATCAACTCAGCCGCGAGGGGCCGGTGCTGGCCTGGTATGACTTCAACGCGGACGGATGGGAGGACCTGATCGTGACCGCTGGAACCGGCGGCCGCCTCGCCGTCTTCGCCAGCGAAAAAGGCAGGGGATTCACGCGTCTGGATGGCGCCGAAGTGACGGCCGGGGACCAGACCGCCGTCGTGGGATGGGCTGATGGGCTCGGACACCATAACTTCCTCGTGGGCATCTCCGGCTACGAGTCCGCGCACGCCCCGGAAAGCCGCCTGATGATCTTCAGTCCGATTGCCAACCCGCAAACGGTCTCCCTTGGGCCGTACTGTGCCGGCCCGGTCGCCGTGGCGGACGTGGACGGCGACGGGGATCTGGACGTTTTCGTTGGGGGACGCTTCGTTGCGGGGCGCTATCCGGAGGCTGCCTCCTCGAGCCTCTGGATCAACGATCGTGGCACCCTTCGACGGGATGACGCCGCGGGCGCGCTGTTCCAATCGCTGGGCATGGTCAGTGGCGCATTGTTCGCCGACTTCGATGGCGATGGCTCGCCCGATCTGGCCCTGTCCCTGGAGTGGGGATCCCTGCGCGTGTTTCTCAACCGCGGCGGCCGGTTTGCCGATGGCTCCGCTGCGTGGGGACTGACGGATCATTCCGGCGTCTGGACCAGCCTTGCCGCGGGCGACTTTGACGGGGACGGCCGCATGGATCTCGTGGCCGGCAATCGCGGCCGGAACACGGAGTATGAACTTGTTCAACCGGCGATCTTCGGGCTGTTTCACGGAGACTGGAATGCCGACGGCACCCTGCAGCTCATTGAGGCGTGGCGGTCCGGATCCGAATGGCGGCCGTTCCGGGACCGCAACTGGCTGGCATCGGGACTCCCCGACCTCGCCTCCCGGTTTCCGACGCATGCGTCCTTTGGAAGCGCCACCCTGCCCGGGATGCTCGGTTCCCAGGCGAACTCCGGAGGCAGGGTCACGGCATCCCATCTTGAGTCCGCGGTCTTTCTCAACCGGGGAAACCGCTTCGAGCGAAAAGTCCTGCCCGCTGAAGCTCAGCACTCGCCGGTCTACGCCATTGGTGTGGGCGACTTTGACGGGGACGGCATTGAGGATCTCTTCCTCGGCCAGAACAGAAACGAGCCGGCATCGGATCTTTCTCGCAACGACAGCGGTCCCGGCCTGTGGCTGCGTGGCACGGGCGACGGCGCATTCGTGGCCGTGGATCCACTTGAAAGCGGTATCCAGATGTCTGGGGACCAGCGGGGCGTTGCCTTGGCGGATTTCGATCAGGACGGCCGACTGGACCTCGCCGTGACCCGGAACAACGCGCCAACCCGGCTCTTCATGAACCGTCTGGCACGCCGGGGCATCCGGATCCAACTCCAGGGGCCGCCCGCGAATCCCTCCGCCATCGGCGCTCGTCTACGGTTGCAGTACGCCGAGGGAGACTTCGGGCTCGTCCGGACCATCCAGGCCGGCTCCGGGGTGGGCTGTCAGGATGGCGCCGCACAGGTCCTTGGCCACTCCCGGGTGGTCTCCGGCGTTGCGATTCAATGGCCTGACGGACGCGAGGAACTCATCAAGGTTCCGGCCAGTTCCTGGAATCTCCGAGTGGCCTACAGCAATCCGTCCCCTCAATGA
- a CDS encoding mandelate racemase/muconate lactonizing enzyme family protein: MPPTVRNATEGHPAGIRVVGATLWHLPVKTRVPLKFGTETLTTVTCARVRVRIESRDGRQAEGWGETPLSVQWVWPHPSPYAERHNVLKAFTERLASEWVTGSGWGHPLILGTRFTEGPLASARAQLNAERQSRGEPPLPTLAALVASSPFDLAVHDAYGRLWDRPTYETYGPEFLAFDLASFLGPATGSNVSFAGRFPVEFLRPRRLDRLPAWHLVGGLDPLDPGDLLGDEPADGYPVLLGDWIRRDGLHCLKVKLRGNDPAWDLARLTRVGRIAAANGVNWLSADFNCTVEDPDYVCRILDQLRDEEPRTFGMLLYVEQPFPYELEEHPLAVQSVSARKPLFLDESAHDWRMVRQGRELGWTGVALKTCKTQTGALLAACWAQAHGMTLMVQDLTNPMLAQIPHCLLAAHLPTVMGVETNAMQYYPQASAPEAAVHPGLYQRRDGCVTLDTLRGAGFGQRTKDIRRELPGPVFEATR; encoded by the coding sequence ATGCCCCCGACGGTCCGTAACGCCACGGAAGGGCACCCGGCCGGGATTCGGGTGGTCGGGGCAACCCTTTGGCATCTCCCGGTGAAGACTCGCGTGCCGCTGAAGTTCGGCACGGAGACCCTGACCACCGTCACCTGCGCCCGCGTTCGGGTGCGGATCGAGTCCCGGGACGGCCGGCAGGCCGAGGGATGGGGGGAGACCCCATTGAGCGTCCAGTGGGTCTGGCCTCATCCGTCACCCTACGCCGAACGCCACAATGTTCTGAAGGCGTTCACCGAACGGCTGGCCTCCGAGTGGGTGACGGGGTCCGGGTGGGGACACCCGTTGATCCTTGGCACCCGGTTTACCGAAGGTCCGCTGGCCTCCGCCAGGGCCCAGCTCAATGCCGAACGACAGTCCAGAGGGGAGCCCCCGCTGCCCACGCTCGCAGCGCTCGTGGCGTCGTCCCCGTTTGATCTGGCGGTGCACGACGCCTACGGGCGCCTCTGGGACCGTCCCACCTACGAAACCTACGGTCCCGAATTCCTCGCGTTCGACCTCGCCTCATTCCTCGGGCCGGCGACCGGCTCCAACGTTTCCTTTGCCGGCCGCTTTCCGGTCGAATTCCTCCGTCCCCGGCGATTGGACCGCCTCCCGGCCTGGCATCTGGTCGGGGGACTCGACCCCCTCGACCCGGGCGACCTGCTCGGGGACGAACCCGCCGATGGGTATCCGGTGCTGCTCGGCGACTGGATCCGCCGTGACGGACTCCACTGCCTGAAGGTAAAGCTGCGCGGCAACGACCCGGCCTGGGATCTCGCCCGGTTGACGCGCGTTGGACGGATTGCCGCGGCCAACGGGGTGAACTGGCTGAGTGCCGACTTCAACTGCACGGTGGAGGACCCGGACTATGTCTGCCGGATCCTCGACCAGCTCCGGGACGAGGAACCACGGACCTTCGGCATGCTGCTTTATGTGGAGCAGCCATTCCCCTACGAACTGGAGGAGCATCCCCTTGCGGTGCAAAGTGTCAGCGCCCGGAAGCCCCTCTTTTTGGACGAGAGCGCCCACGACTGGCGGATGGTCCGTCAGGGGCGGGAATTGGGCTGGACGGGCGTGGCGTTGAAGACGTGCAAGACGCAGACCGGGGCGCTGCTGGCCGCCTGCTGGGCCCAGGCGCATGGCATGACGCTGATGGTCCAGGATCTGACCAATCCGATGCTTGCCCAGATCCCCCATTGCCTGCTTGCGGCGCACCTGCCGACGGTGATGGGCGTGGAGACCAACGCCATGCAGTACTATCCGCAGGCCAGCGCCCCGGAAGCGGCGGTTCATCCGGGCCTGTACCAGCGAAGGGACGGCTGCGTTACCCTGGACACCCTCCGGGGGGCCGGGTTCGGGCAGCGAACGAAGGACATCCGGCGAGAACTCCCCGGCCCGGTCTTCGAAGCGACTCGTTGA